In one window of Posidoniimonas corsicana DNA:
- a CDS encoding DUF2461 domain-containing protein — protein sequence MPSPAFAGFPLGLLHFLEELSRNNNKPWFDKNKDRYEREVRGPALAYIDAMQKPLARFSPHFLAVPKKVGGSLMRIHRDVRFAKDKSPYKTNVGIHFRHNAGRDVHAPGIYLHIEPEEAFLGVGIWRPETAALAGIREAVNADPKAWKRVTGGNAFRDRFELRGDSLKRPPRGYDADHPLIEDLKRKDHLAVCPIDHDVLLQTDVVKVTSDLIRKTKAYLAFLCDAVGVGF from the coding sequence ATGCCTTCACCCGCGTTCGCTGGATTCCCGCTCGGCCTGCTCCACTTCTTGGAGGAGTTGTCGCGTAACAACAACAAACCGTGGTTCGACAAGAACAAGGACCGCTACGAGCGGGAGGTCCGCGGGCCGGCGCTGGCGTATATCGACGCCATGCAAAAGCCGCTGGCACGGTTCTCGCCACACTTCTTGGCCGTGCCGAAGAAGGTGGGCGGTTCGCTAATGCGGATCCACCGCGACGTGCGGTTCGCCAAGGACAAGTCGCCCTACAAGACAAACGTTGGCATCCATTTCCGGCACAATGCGGGCCGCGACGTGCACGCGCCGGGGATCTACTTGCACATCGAGCCCGAGGAGGCGTTTCTTGGTGTGGGGATCTGGCGCCCGGAAACCGCCGCCCTCGCCGGCATCCGCGAGGCGGTCAACGCCGACCCGAAAGCCTGGAAACGCGTCACCGGCGGCAACGCGTTCCGCGACCGGTTTGAGCTGCGGGGCGACTCCCTCAAACGCCCTCCGCGTGGCTACGACGCCGACCACCCGTTGATCGAGGACCTCAAGCGGAAAGACCACCTGGCGGTCTGCCCGATCGACCACGACGTGCTGCTGCAGACCGACGTTGTGAAGGTCACGTCCGACCTAATCAGGAAAACCAAGGCCTACCTCGCGTTCCTTTGCGACGCTGTCGGGGTTGGGTTTTGA
- a CDS encoding aminotransferase class IV: MPPAYLNGDWIDDAQLSVPVADAGFAMGVTVTERLRTFGPLPFRQPEHIQRLRRSLEIVGLPADEIATELDSVVTEYAARIASLRTAGDDWAIVVFATPGVGGVPTRCVHGFPLPFAQWADQYQTGVSLRVSDHRQTPASCWPPELKCRSRMHYYLADQQARAAEPGARALLLDQDGCVGEASTANVVIYREEEGVVSPRIEKILPGVSVAVVRELADQLGVPFTERDMTVEEFLSADEAWLSSTSVCLLPVVRCDGQAVGTGEPGPQFERFLAAWSDLVGVDIAAQAMAHSPTK, encoded by the coding sequence ATGCCCCCGGCCTACCTCAACGGCGATTGGATCGACGACGCCCAGCTCAGCGTGCCGGTGGCCGACGCTGGGTTCGCCATGGGGGTAACCGTCACCGAGCGGCTGCGGACGTTCGGGCCCCTGCCGTTTCGGCAGCCCGAGCACATCCAGCGGTTGCGGCGGTCGCTGGAGATCGTGGGGCTGCCCGCCGATGAAATCGCCACCGAACTGGATAGCGTCGTAACCGAGTACGCCGCGCGAATCGCTTCGCTGCGGACCGCCGGCGACGACTGGGCAATCGTGGTGTTCGCTACCCCGGGTGTAGGCGGTGTGCCGACGCGGTGCGTGCACGGCTTCCCCCTCCCCTTCGCCCAGTGGGCCGATCAGTACCAGACGGGCGTAAGCCTTCGCGTCAGCGATCACCGCCAGACGCCAGCCAGCTGCTGGCCGCCCGAACTGAAGTGCCGCAGCCGCATGCACTACTACCTCGCCGATCAGCAGGCCCGCGCGGCCGAACCCGGCGCGCGGGCGTTGCTGCTGGATCAGGACGGCTGCGTCGGCGAGGCGTCGACTGCGAACGTGGTGATCTACCGCGAGGAAGAAGGTGTCGTCTCGCCGCGGATCGAGAAGATCCTGCCTGGCGTCAGCGTCGCCGTGGTTCGTGAACTCGCCGACCAGCTAGGCGTGCCGTTCACCGAGCGAGACATGACCGTCGAAGAGTTTCTCTCCGCCGACGAGGCGTGGCTCTCCAGCACCTCGGTCTGTTTGCTGCCGGTCGTGCGGTGCGACGGCCAGGCGGTTGGAACCGGTGAGCCGGGGCCGCAGTTCGAACGATTCCTTGCCGCTTGGAGCGATCTGGTGGGCGTCGACATCGCCGCGCAGGCGATGGCTCACAGCCCGACAAAGTAG
- a CDS encoding AAA family ATPase codes for MPSLAATTWTLPSSADDRFHGRLPTKGFLSYPPPPPEPVTLAEAGVSADEVEGLVLKTLLHLGPTVGSGVAAEVCLSRSIVDATLDQLRDGLQVAIKGTAGLNDFVYHLTEAGHSNAQRRVERARYTGPAPAPLAAYEAAIRKQSLRRARLSVPDLGKALSDLTLRHEFLGQVAQAIHDGRGMFLYGPPGNGKTTIAERVVDAFGQHIWIPKMVSVGGDLVRLYDPSCHEAFNPPGLDAQRYDRRWVLIRRPTVVAGGELALDQLDASFQAALGVSEAPIQLKANGGALLVDDFGRQRVSSEEILNRLIVPLEKGVDHLSLASGRRIQTPFEQLFILSTNLAPRELVDEAFLRRIPYKIEVQGPTQDQFRSLVRRLAEGMRYEVSAESIDYLLREHYAQSERALRFCHPRDLLRQACNYCEVHELPKVVTRDVWDVAVRNYFVGL; via the coding sequence ATGCCTTCGCTAGCCGCCACGACCTGGACGCTCCCAAGTTCTGCTGATGACCGGTTCCATGGCCGGTTGCCGACCAAGGGCTTCCTGTCCTACCCTCCGCCTCCGCCGGAGCCAGTGACGCTGGCAGAGGCCGGCGTATCGGCCGACGAAGTCGAGGGCCTGGTTCTCAAAACGCTGCTGCACCTGGGCCCCACGGTCGGATCGGGCGTGGCGGCCGAGGTCTGCCTGTCCCGCTCGATCGTCGACGCGACGCTGGACCAACTCCGTGACGGCTTGCAGGTGGCGATCAAGGGCACGGCCGGGCTAAACGACTTTGTGTATCACCTGACTGAGGCGGGGCACAGCAACGCGCAACGGCGGGTGGAGCGTGCCCGCTACACCGGCCCCGCTCCGGCGCCGCTGGCCGCCTACGAGGCCGCTATCCGCAAGCAGTCTCTTCGGCGGGCGCGGCTCTCGGTCCCCGACTTGGGGAAGGCGCTGTCGGACCTGACGCTGCGGCATGAGTTCCTCGGCCAGGTCGCGCAGGCCATCCACGATGGGCGCGGCATGTTCCTCTACGGCCCGCCTGGCAACGGGAAGACGACGATTGCCGAGCGGGTGGTCGATGCGTTCGGGCAGCATATCTGGATCCCTAAGATGGTCAGCGTTGGCGGGGACCTGGTCCGGCTCTACGACCCAAGCTGCCACGAGGCGTTCAACCCGCCTGGGCTCGACGCCCAACGCTACGACCGGCGGTGGGTATTGATCCGCCGTCCGACGGTCGTGGCGGGGGGCGAGCTCGCGCTCGACCAACTGGACGCGAGTTTTCAAGCCGCGTTGGGAGTCAGTGAGGCGCCTATCCAATTGAAGGCCAACGGCGGCGCGCTGCTGGTCGACGACTTCGGCCGGCAGCGGGTGAGCAGCGAGGAGATCCTTAATCGGCTGATTGTTCCGCTGGAAAAAGGCGTTGACCACTTGAGTCTCGCCAGCGGGCGCAGGATTCAGACGCCATTCGAACAGCTTTTCATCTTGTCGACCAATCTCGCCCCGCGAGAACTCGTCGACGAGGCGTTTCTCCGCCGTATCCCGTACAAGATCGAGGTGCAGGGGCCGACCCAGGATCAATTCCGGTCGCTGGTCCGGAGGTTGGCGGAGGGGATGAGGTACGAGGTCTCGGCCGAGTCGATCGACTACCTGTTGCGGGAGCACTACGCCCAGAGCGAGCGGGCACTCCGCTTCTGTCACCCACGCGACCTGCTCCGGCAGGCCTGCAACTACTGCGAGGTGCACGAACTTCCAAAGGTCGTCACCCGCGACGTGTGGGACGTTGCCGTGCGAAACTACTTTGTCGGGCTGTGA
- the lnt gene encoding apolipoprotein N-acyltransferase: MLLGSLLLWLAQPGTARLIGLPWAPLGLAGWFAVTPWVWLAMRDAPLRRMGWVQVWLGGWAYWLLTLYWICLPHPLTPIGWPLLAGYLAVYPLAFVALTRRAIRAAPVWVAAPLVYAGLEWVQAHLFTGFLMGALSHTQAGSPIVMQISDLTGAYGVSFVLTLTASCLAPLLQRDANRGRRFAAATTAAATVVAVLYYGQVRLLEASNPAAGPVVGLIQGATLATWDPDPSRNQTILDAQLRLTRQAAEEAAEIGLRPDLYIWPESMFRAPVVTLGNQVKPTDQLPEALRRFGIGADQWFSGLSAEQGAAFLLGADRFDMVASEDEESGFAQTGYNTAVLVDADGQLLSFYDKTHRVPFGEYIPFAKNMPALYFLTPMSGGLGEGEGPVAMPIQTAGGEFLLAPNICYETVIPHVIRRQVATLSEQGQRPDVLVNITNDAWFWGATELDLHLAVGQFRAVENRTPMVIAANTGLSAVIDGAGRVRRVSERMVEDVIVDSVPLDPRESFYSRHGDWFALGCLLGTVVLLLAALRPRSNDAPPADA, translated from the coding sequence ATGCTGCTCGGTAGCCTGCTGCTGTGGCTTGCTCAACCCGGCACGGCTCGACTCATCGGCTTGCCCTGGGCGCCGCTCGGGCTGGCCGGGTGGTTCGCTGTCACGCCCTGGGTCTGGTTGGCGATGCGCGACGCACCGCTGCGCCGCATGGGCTGGGTGCAGGTCTGGCTGGGAGGCTGGGCGTACTGGCTGCTGACGCTCTACTGGATCTGCCTGCCCCACCCCCTGACGCCGATCGGGTGGCCGCTGCTGGCCGGGTACTTGGCGGTCTACCCGCTGGCGTTCGTGGCGCTCACCCGCCGGGCGATCCGAGCAGCGCCGGTTTGGGTGGCGGCGCCGCTTGTGTACGCCGGGCTGGAGTGGGTGCAGGCGCACCTCTTCACGGGCTTCCTGATGGGCGCTCTGTCGCACACCCAGGCCGGCTCACCGATCGTCATGCAGATCAGCGACCTGACCGGGGCCTATGGCGTGTCGTTTGTACTGACTCTGACCGCGTCCTGCTTGGCGCCGCTGCTCCAGCGGGACGCCAATAGAGGACGCCGGTTCGCGGCAGCGACCACCGCCGCCGCCACGGTGGTCGCAGTGCTCTACTACGGTCAGGTGCGTCTGCTGGAAGCCTCCAACCCCGCGGCGGGCCCGGTCGTCGGTTTGATCCAGGGCGCCACGCTCGCCACCTGGGACCCCGACCCCAGCCGCAACCAAACCATCCTCGACGCGCAGCTCCGGCTGACCCGTCAGGCGGCCGAAGAAGCCGCCGAGATCGGGTTGCGGCCGGACCTCTACATCTGGCCCGAGAGCATGTTCCGCGCGCCGGTCGTGACGCTTGGCAACCAAGTCAAACCGACCGATCAGCTGCCAGAGGCCCTGCGGCGGTTCGGCATCGGAGCAGACCAGTGGTTCTCCGGGCTCTCGGCGGAGCAGGGCGCGGCGTTCCTGCTTGGCGCCGACAGGTTCGACATGGTCGCGTCGGAGGACGAGGAATCGGGGTTTGCCCAGACGGGCTACAACACGGCCGTGCTTGTGGACGCGGACGGCCAACTGCTCAGCTTCTACGACAAGACCCACCGTGTGCCCTTCGGTGAGTACATCCCCTTCGCCAAGAACATGCCGGCGCTGTACTTCCTGACCCCGATGTCTGGCGGCCTGGGCGAAGGCGAGGGGCCGGTTGCGATGCCGATCCAGACCGCCGGGGGAGAGTTCCTGCTTGCGCCCAACATTTGCTACGAGACCGTCATCCCGCATGTCATCCGCCGCCAGGTCGCAACGCTGAGCGAACAGGGCCAGCGGCCCGACGTGCTGGTCAACATCACCAACGACGCCTGGTTCTGGGGCGCAACGGAGCTCGACCTCCACCTCGCGGTGGGCCAGTTCCGCGCGGTCGAGAACCGCACGCCGATGGTCATCGCCGCCAACACCGGCCTCTCGGCGGTGATCGACGGCGCCGGCCGCGTGCGTCGCGTGAGCGAACGGATGGTGGAGGACGTGATCGTCGACAGCGTGCCGCTCGATCCACGGGAGAGCTTCTACAGCCGCCACGGCGACTGGTTCGCGCTGGGGTGCTTGTTGGGTACCGTGGTCCTGTTGCTGGCCGCCCTCCGCCCGCGCAGCAACGACGCCCCCCCGGCCGACGCCTAA
- the abc-f gene encoding ribosomal protection-like ABC-F family protein — protein sequence MPVVLSLQNAHKRYGHQVLLDEASCALADDQKVGLIGRNGAGKSTLCRILLGEEDLDAGEVVRSKKLRLGYLRQHDPFEPGETVMDFLMRDSGQPDWRCGQVAWRFALSDDMLSRPVRELSGGWQTRVKLAALLLHDPNLLVLDEPTNFLDVRTQMLLEHFLRDFKAGVLVVSHDRSFLNKTCTHTLELSRGELTMFPGDVDGYLQNLDERREHDQRKNAATATKRKQLEKFIAENRANANTASQARSKAKQLERLEMIEVAGEEAKVHFSFPRVEPRKGPAVRVEDLAIGYDDRTVADDIRLEIEHGTRTGIVGDNGQGKTTFLRTLCESLKPKSGELRWGHGCQLGVYAQHVYTTLNPKLSVLEYLEYQAAPGTTTLQIKSVAGSFLFSGELAEKKIKVLSGGERARLVLAGLLLEQHNILVLDEPGNHLDVETIEALSDALKRYEGTVIFTSHDRYFMRSTATDVIEVGGGRVVSYPASYDDYVYRVQQEIDQGLRDESARHPTDDAPAGPAKSQGRADRDAQKKLKSLERKIAKLDDEKKAINEQMLSATDAATATELQQRLASLTAELEGHEEQWLELYNEVEA from the coding sequence ATGCCTGTCGTCCTCTCGCTCCAGAACGCCCACAAACGGTACGGCCACCAGGTCCTGCTCGACGAGGCAAGCTGCGCCCTGGCGGACGACCAGAAGGTCGGCCTGATCGGCCGCAACGGCGCTGGCAAGTCAACTCTGTGCCGGATCCTGCTGGGCGAAGAGGACCTGGACGCCGGTGAGGTGGTCCGCTCCAAGAAGTTGCGGCTCGGTTACCTGCGGCAGCACGACCCGTTCGAACCGGGCGAGACGGTGATGGACTTCTTGATGCGTGACAGCGGGCAGCCCGACTGGCGGTGCGGCCAAGTCGCGTGGCGTTTCGCCCTGTCCGACGACATGCTCAGTCGGCCGGTGCGGGAGCTGTCCGGCGGCTGGCAGACCCGCGTTAAGCTGGCGGCCCTCCTGCTGCACGACCCCAACCTGCTGGTCCTCGACGAGCCGACCAACTTTCTGGACGTCCGTACCCAGATGCTGCTCGAGCACTTTCTCCGCGACTTCAAAGCAGGTGTGCTCGTGGTGTCGCACGACCGGTCGTTCCTGAACAAGACCTGCACCCACACCCTGGAGCTATCGCGAGGCGAGCTCACCATGTTCCCGGGCGACGTCGACGGTTACCTGCAGAACCTCGACGAGCGCCGCGAGCACGACCAACGCAAGAACGCGGCCACCGCGACCAAACGCAAGCAGCTTGAAAAGTTCATCGCGGAGAACCGCGCCAACGCCAACACCGCCAGCCAGGCCCGCAGCAAGGCGAAGCAACTGGAGCGGCTGGAGATGATCGAGGTGGCCGGCGAGGAGGCCAAGGTCCACTTCAGCTTCCCCCGGGTCGAGCCCCGCAAGGGTCCGGCGGTGCGGGTGGAGGACCTGGCGATCGGCTACGACGACCGCACCGTCGCGGACGACATCCGGCTGGAGATTGAGCACGGGACGCGCACCGGCATCGTCGGCGACAACGGTCAGGGCAAGACCACCTTCCTCCGCACGCTGTGCGAGTCGCTCAAGCCCAAGTCCGGCGAGCTCCGCTGGGGCCACGGCTGCCAGCTCGGCGTGTATGCGCAGCACGTCTACACCACTTTGAACCCCAAGCTCAGCGTGCTCGAGTACCTGGAGTACCAGGCGGCGCCCGGCACGACCACGCTGCAGATCAAGAGCGTGGCCGGCAGCTTCTTATTCTCCGGCGAGCTGGCCGAGAAGAAGATCAAGGTGCTGAGCGGCGGCGAGCGCGCGCGGCTGGTGCTGGCCGGCCTGCTGCTCGAGCAGCACAACATCCTGGTGCTCGACGAGCCGGGCAACCACCTGGACGTCGAGACCATCGAAGCCCTGTCCGACGCGCTCAAGCGGTACGAGGGCACGGTGATCTTCACCAGCCACGACCGGTACTTTATGCGCAGCACCGCGACCGATGTGATCGAGGTGGGCGGCGGCCGCGTGGTAAGCTACCCCGCCAGTTACGACGACTACGTCTACCGCGTTCAGCAGGAGATCGACCAGGGCCTGCGTGACGAGTCGGCCCGCCACCCCACGGACGACGCCCCCGCGGGTCCCGCCAAGTCGCAGGGCCGGGCGGACCGAGACGCGCAGAAGAAGCTCAAGAGCCTGGAACGCAAGATCGCAAAGCTGGACGACGAGAAGAAGGCGATCAACGAGCAGATGCTCTCCGCGACCGACG